The Streptomyces sp. 135 sequence TAGTCGGCCTCCTCGGCGGGGCTCTGCCCGCTGTTGCACACCATGACCCGCAGCCCGGCCTCGCGTGCGGCGCGCTCGGCGCCGCGGGCGACGTCCACGAAGAACGGGTTGCCCATGTCCAGGACGAGCAGCGCCATGATGCGGCTGCGCCCGGCCCGCAGCTGGCGCGCGGACTCGCTGCGTACGTACCCGAGCCGGTCGATGACGGCCAGCACGCGGTGCCGGGTCTCCTCGGAGACCGTGTCGGGGCGGTTGATCACGTTCGACACGGTGCCCACCGACACTCCGGCGTGCTTCGCCACGTCTTTGATGCCGACCATGCGTCTCAGGTGCTCCATCCTGCTGTTCGGCCGTCCGGCGGCCCTGCGGTCCACCCTACTGAGGACTCAGAACCGGTAGCGGTGGACGTTCTCCTTGTCGAACACGGTGGGCCGGCCGAGGTCGACGACGCCGCCCTCGCCGAGGGTGAACGAGCCGAGGTCGCCCGCCCGGAACGTCTCGCCCTCCCTGCCGGTGATCTGCCCGGAGGAGAGCGCGACGGCGGTGTGCGCGGCGGGCGCGCCGAGCTTCGCGGGATCCCACAGCTCGAAGGCCTCGATGGTGCCGTTCTTCCCGTAGGAGGCCCCGGGTCTGCTGGAAGGACTGCTGGGCGTCGTCGTTGCCGTAGGCGGTCTTCACCAGCCGCATGTTCTTGTACCGCGGCTTGTCCAGCTCGTCCTCAGGCGGGCTTTCGTGTCCGAGTCGTACGTGACGACCTTGACGCCGTTCTTCATGGCCTGCTTCAGCGCGGTGCACAGGGCGCCGGGGTCCTGCGCGGAGACGGCCATGGCGTCGACGCGCTGCTGGGTGAGCGTGTTGACGTAACTGACCTGGCCGCTGGTGTCGGTGGCGCTGTCGGGCCCTGTCTCCTTGTACGTCGAGCCGAGTTCCCGCAGGGCCTTCTCGCCGCCCTTGCCGGCGACCGTGAAGTAGGGGTTGTTGACCTGCTCGGGCAGGAAGCCGACGGTGAGGCCCTGCTTCGTCGCGGCGTCCGGGTCGGCCTTGGCGTCCGTGGACCTGGCGCTGTCGTCGTCGCGCGCCGAGTCCTGTGCGTGCCGTCGCCAACTGGCGTGCCACGCGCGGCCCGAGCACCGACACGACGAGGAGCACACCGGTGACGACGATCTGGGACTGCGCGGAGACGTCGAGCAGGCTCATCGCGTTCTGCGACGCGCCGAGGAGGAAGACCCCGGCGATCGTGCCGCCGAGGGTGCCCTTGCCGCCGTCGAAGCCGATGCCGCCGAGCAGCACGGCCGCGACGACGGAGAGTTCGAGTCCGGTGGCGTTGTCGTAGCGGGCGCTCGCGTAGTGCAGCGCCCAGAAGACGCCCGTGAGCGAGGCCAGCAGCCCGGTGGCGACGAACAGCCACAGCTTGTGCCGCTTGCCCAGGCCGTGTGCGGCGAGGACAGGGGGCTCACTCATGGGTGACACCGATCAGCGATGAGGGAAGTGACGAGGGAAGGCCGGGTTATGAAAGGATTCAATCGGGTGTCAGGGAAGCTAGACCCAGGCCGAGTTCACCGTCAATGGGGACGCTCGAAACGATTCACCTCCGTTGATCACACCCCTCCCCACCGACACCTCCCGCACGGCCCCGCGCCCGCGTACCCTGCATCCATCCGATGATCGACGAGGAGGAACCCGCGATGCGCGTCGCCCTGTTCCTGACCTGTGTCAACGACACGCTCTATCCGGACACGGGCCGCGCGGTGGTGAAACTGCTGACCAGGCTGGGGGTCGACGTCGACTTCCCGGCGGCGCAGACCTGTTGCGGGCAGGCGCACTACAACACCGGGTACCGGCATCAGGCGGAGCCGCTCGCCCGGCATTTCTCCGATGTCTTCGGTTCGGATGCGTACGACGCGATCGTGACGCCGTCCGGTTCGTGCGGGGCGATGGTGCGCGAGCTGTATCCGCGCATGGGCGAACGGGCACGTGCGGAGGGCCGCGGGGACGCCCTCGCGCGCACGCTCGCGCCGGTGGTGCCCAAGACGTACGAGCTGACCGAGTTCCTGGTGGACGTCCTCGGCGTGACGGACGTCGGGGCGTACTACCCGCACAAGGTCACCTACCACCCGACCTGCCACGGCCTGCGGAGCCTCGGCCTCGGCGAGCGCCCTGCCCGGCTGCTGCGGGCGGTCGAGGGGCTGGAGCTCGTGGAGCTGCCCGGCGCCGAGGAGTGCTGCGGCTTCGGCGGCACGTTCGCCGTGAAGAACTCCGATGTCTCGGCGGCGATGGGCGCCGACAAGGTGCGCCACGCCGAGTCGACGGGGGCCGAGGTGCTGTGCGCGGCGGACAACTCCTGCCTGATGCACATCGGCGGCACGATGGCCCGGCTGCGCACGGCCGTACGGCCCGTCCACATCGCGGAGATCCTGGCGAGCACGGAAGAGGAGCCCCTGTCATGAGCGCCATGAACGACAGGAACGGCAGGAACGGGGCGAGCGCCACGCATCTCGGGATGCCCGCCTTCCCGAAGGCCGCGCGCGAGGCGGTCGGGAACACGACCCTGCGCGCCAACCTCCGGCACGCCACCCACACCATCCGCGACAAGCGCGCCCGCGCGGTCGCCGAGCTCGACGACTGGGCCGCGCTGCGCGAGGCGGGCAAGCAGATCAAGGACCACACGCTGCGTCATCTGGACCACTACCTCGTCCAGTTGGAGGAGTCGGTGACGGCGGCGGGCGGCACCGTCCACTGGGCCGCCGACGCCGACGAGGCCAACCGCATCGTGACCCGGCTCGTCCGGGAGACGGGCGAGTCCGAGGTCGTCAAGGTCAAGTCGATGGCCACGCAGGAGATCGGGCTGAACGAAGCCCTCGAAGAGGCGGGTATCCGCGCGTACGAGACCGACCTCGCCGAGCTCATCGTGCAGCTCGGCGAGGACCGCCCCTCGCACATCCTCGTCCCGGCCATCCACCGCAACCGCGGCGAGATCCGCGACATCTTCCGCGCGGAGATGGGCGGTTGGGGCCGTCCGGCACCGGACGGCCTCACCGACAGCCCCCGCGAACTCGCCGAGGCGGCCCGCCTCCATCTGCGCGAGAAGTTCCTGCGTGCGAAGGTCGGCGTCTCCGGCGCCAACTTCATGGTCGCCGAGACGGGCACCCTCGTCGTCGTCGAGTCCGAGGGCAACGGCCGGATGTGCCTGACGCTGCCGGAGACCCTGATCTCGGTCGTCGGCATCGAGAAGACCGTGCCGACCTGGCGTGACCTCGAGGTCTTCCTCCAGACGCTCCCCCGCTCCTCGACGGCCGAGCGCATGAACCCCTACACCTCGACGTGGACCGGCACGACGGACTCGGACGGTCCCCGCGCCTTCCACCTGGTCCTGCTGGACAACGGCCGCACCGACACCCTCGCCGACGAGGTGGGCCGCCAGGCCCTGCGCTGCATCCGCTGTTCGGCGTGTCTCAACGTCTGCCCGGTGTACGAGCGGGCGGGCGGGCACGCGTACGGCTCGGTCTATCCGGGACCGATCGGCGCCATCCTCAGCCCTCAGCTGCGGGGTACGGCGAGCGAGATCGACGCGTCGCTCCCGTACGCGTCCTCGCTCTGCGGTGCCTGCTACGAGGTGTGCCCCGTGGCCATCGACATCCCCGAGGTCCTCGTGCACCTGCGCGAGCGGGTCGTGCAGGGCGGCGAAGTGACGCGGCGCGGCGTGAAGGTGACGCTGAAGCCCGCGAAGGGGCACGCGGCGGAGCGGGCGGCGATGCGGGCGGCGGGCCTCGCGTTCGCCCGCCCCGGCGTGCTGCGCGCGGGCCAGCGCCTGGCGTCGCGCACCTGGCGGTTCCATCCGCGCACGCTCCCCGGACCGGGCCGCGCGTGGACGGCGGCCCGGGACCTGCCGGAGGTGCCCGCGGAGTCCTTCCGCGACTGGTGGCGGCGGACGGGCGGCGGCAAGGACAGCGGAAAGGACGGCAAGTGAGCAGCAGGGACGTGATCCTGAACCGGGTGCGGCGGGCGCTCGGCGGACCTGGCGGGGCCCCGGCGGCGTACGACATGGACACCGACCGCGGCTACCGCCGTCAGCACGGCGAGCGGACCGTCGAGCAGACGGTGGACCTGCTGGCGGAGAACCTGACGGACTACCGGGCGATCGTGCACCGTACGGACGCCGGGGAGCTGCCGCACCTGCTCATGCGGCTGCTCGCCGAGCGGTGGCCCGACACGGTGCTGGTGCCGCCGGGGCTGCCGGCCGGATGGATGTCGGCCGTCGACGCGCCTCTCGTCCACGACCGCGCGGAGAGCACCGCCGCCGAGCTCGACCGGTGCGGGGCCGTCGTCACCGGCTGCGCCGTCGCCGTCGCCGAGACCGGCACGATCGTGCTCGACGGCTCGCCCGACCAGGGGCGTCGCCGCATCACCCTGATCCCGGACCATCACATCTGCGTGGTCCGGGTCCCGGACCAGGTCGTCTCCTCCGTTCCGCAGGCCCTCGAACGTCTCGATCCGGCGCGTCCGCTGACCTGGATCTCGGGGCCCTCCGCGACCAGCGACATCGAGCTGGACCGGGTCGAGGGGGTCCATGGGCCGCGCGTCCTTCAGGTGGTGCTGGTGAGCGGTGAGTGACGGGCGCGGCTAGCGTGAGGGCATGATCCGGTTCGAGCAGGTGACCAAGCGCTACCCGGACGGCACGACGGCCGTGGACGACCTCTCCTTCGAGGTCGCCGAGGGCGAACTGGTCACGCTCGTCGGCCCGTCCGGCTGCGGCAAGACCACGACGATGATGATGGTGAACCGGCTCATCGAACCGACGTCCGGCCGCATCTTCGTCGACGGCGAGGACATCGCCGGCGTGGACCCGGTGCGCCTGCGCCGCCGCATCGGTTACGTGATCCAGCAGGTCGGCCTCTTCCCGCACCGCACGGTCCTCGACAACACGGCGACCGTCCCCTCGCTCATCGGCTGGAAGAAGGCGAAGGCCCGGGCCCGGGCGGCGGAGCTGCTCGATCTGGTGGGCCTGGACCCGAAGACGTACGGCTCCCGCTACCCCGAGCAGTTGTCGGGCGGTCAGCGCCAGCGGGTCGGCGTGGCGCGGGCGCTGGCGGCCGATCCGCCCGTCCTCCTGATGGACGAGCCGTTCGGCGCGGTCGACCCGGTGGTGCGCGAGCAGTTGCAGGACGAGTTCCTGCGGATGCAGCGGGCCGTGCGCAAGACGGTCCTGCTCGTCACGCACGACATCGAGGAGGCGGTCCGTCTCGGTGACCGCATCGCGGTGTACGGCCGGGGCCGCATCGAACAGTTCGACACTCCGGGCGCGGTGCTGGGGGCGCCCGAGACGCCGTACGTCGCCGAGTTCGTGGGAGCTGACCGAGGTCTGAAGCGGCTGTCGGTCACCGAGATCCAGCCGGACGACCTGGAGGAGCCGCCGGTCGCGCGGCTCGACGAGCCGGCCGCGCAGGCGGCGGCCCGGCTGCGCGAGGAGGGGGCGCGGTGGGCCGTGGTCCTGGACGCGGAAGGTGATCTGCACGGCTGGGTGGGCGTCGACGAGGTGGCACTGGCCGGTGCCGGGGGCACGGTCGGCGACCTGGCGCACCGCATGAATTCGTGGGTGCCGGTCGGGGCGCCGCTCAAGCAGGCGTTCGGTGTGATGTTGCAGCATGACGCGGGCTGGGTCGCGGTGCTCGACGGAGCGCGTTTCCTCGGTGTCCTGACCCCGGCGAAGCTGCATGAGGCGCTGCGCCGTTCGGTGGACGCGGATGCGCAGGGGGTCTCCCGCGACGAGGTGGAGTTCGACTCGGTCGCCGACGCGTGAAGCGCCCCCGCAAGGGGCGCGGGGAACTGCGCGCCGAGCCACGACGCGCCCGCGGCGAAGACGTCACAGCAGCCCCTTGTCCTCCAAATAGGCGCGGGCCACGTCCTGCGGCAGCCGCCGCCAG is a genomic window containing:
- a CDS encoding (Fe-S)-binding protein, which encodes MRVALFLTCVNDTLYPDTGRAVVKLLTRLGVDVDFPAAQTCCGQAHYNTGYRHQAEPLARHFSDVFGSDAYDAIVTPSGSCGAMVRELYPRMGERARAEGRGDALARTLAPVVPKTYELTEFLVDVLGVTDVGAYYPHKVTYHPTCHGLRSLGLGERPARLLRAVEGLELVELPGAEECCGFGGTFAVKNSDVSAAMGADKVRHAESTGAEVLCAADNSCLMHIGGTMARLRTAVRPVHIAEILASTEEEPLS
- a CDS encoding LutB/LldF family L-lactate oxidation iron-sulfur protein, with the translated sequence MPAFPKAAREAVGNTTLRANLRHATHTIRDKRARAVAELDDWAALREAGKQIKDHTLRHLDHYLVQLEESVTAAGGTVHWAADADEANRIVTRLVRETGESEVVKVKSMATQEIGLNEALEEAGIRAYETDLAELIVQLGEDRPSHILVPAIHRNRGEIRDIFRAEMGGWGRPAPDGLTDSPRELAEAARLHLREKFLRAKVGVSGANFMVAETGTLVVVESEGNGRMCLTLPETLISVVGIEKTVPTWRDLEVFLQTLPRSSTAERMNPYTSTWTGTTDSDGPRAFHLVLLDNGRTDTLADEVGRQALRCIRCSACLNVCPVYERAGGHAYGSVYPGPIGAILSPQLRGTASEIDASLPYASSLCGACYEVCPVAIDIPEVLVHLRERVVQGGEVTRRGVKVTLKPAKGHAAERAAMRAAGLAFARPGVLRAGQRLASRTWRFHPRTLPGPGRAWTAARDLPEVPAESFRDWWRRTGGGKDSGKDGK
- a CDS encoding lactate utilization protein C is translated as MSSRDVILNRVRRALGGPGGAPAAYDMDTDRGYRRQHGERTVEQTVDLLAENLTDYRAIVHRTDAGELPHLLMRLLAERWPDTVLVPPGLPAGWMSAVDAPLVHDRAESTAAELDRCGAVVTGCAVAVAETGTIVLDGSPDQGRRRITLIPDHHICVVRVPDQVVSSVPQALERLDPARPLTWISGPSATSDIELDRVEGVHGPRVLQVVLVSGE
- a CDS encoding betaine/proline/choline family ABC transporter ATP-binding protein → MIRFEQVTKRYPDGTTAVDDLSFEVAEGELVTLVGPSGCGKTTTMMMVNRLIEPTSGRIFVDGEDIAGVDPVRLRRRIGYVIQQVGLFPHRTVLDNTATVPSLIGWKKAKARARAAELLDLVGLDPKTYGSRYPEQLSGGQRQRVGVARALAADPPVLLMDEPFGAVDPVVREQLQDEFLRMQRAVRKTVLLVTHDIEEAVRLGDRIAVYGRGRIEQFDTPGAVLGAPETPYVAEFVGADRGLKRLSVTEIQPDDLEEPPVARLDEPAAQAAARLREEGARWAVVLDAEGDLHGWVGVDEVALAGAGGTVGDLAHRMNSWVPVGAPLKQAFGVMLQHDAGWVAVLDGARFLGVLTPAKLHEALRRSVDADAQGVSRDEVEFDSVADA